ACTTTCAAAAATATCGTCGCTTATCGAGATTGGCAGACCCATCTGGGCGATGGCATCCTCGCACCGATACCTGCGCTGTTTGGCCGGTCGGCCGTTGAGTTGGGCCGCGTGACACAGGCAAGCCGCCAGCCTGAGAGCGGGCGCTGGTCGGAGCCACTGAGAGAGCCTGAGTGAGAGACCTCGCATGGCCGGGATGCTTTCTGCCGATTTTCCCTGTTGGAACCATTCGATTGCCCGTCGTCGCTGTCTTGAGGAAAGCTTAAGCGCCTTGATCAGTGCCTCGGCGTATCCGATATCAACCTCGGTAACACGGCCCTCGGCCTTGGCAATGTAGCCCAGGAAAAAGAACAGTGGGTGCCGGCATGAGCGGGGTAGGTGGGCACGCTCCAGGAGTGTGACTGCTTGATGGCCACAGGCGGACAGTTCCCGGAGCAGGCCTGAGAACTCGGCATCCAGTCGGGCGGGTAATGTTGGCTGTCCTGAGCTTTCGGTCATGGTGTCAGTGCTCCCGGGCTCTGAGAACCTGGTCCAGCTGCCGGAGCCGCTCCGGCGTTCCGACGTCCACCCATTCGCCGGGGTGATAGAGCCCCGAGACACGACCTTGCGCCATGGCTGAGCGCAGAACAGGGCCCAGCTTTCCAGCCTGGTCGTCCAGCCCTTCAAACAGGCGGCGATTCAACAGGCTGATGCCGGTGAAGGTCAGTTTATCCGGCCCCTCTTCCGTAAGTTGACCATCCTGCTGCAGATGAAAATCACCTTCCGGGTGGTGTGGGCGGTTATCGGTCATCAC
This Marinobacter salinus DNA region includes the following protein-coding sequences:
- a CDS encoding molecular chaperone DjlA, with the protein product MTESSGQPTLPARLDAEFSGLLRELSACGHQAVTLLERAHLPRSCRHPLFFFLGYIAKAEGRVTEVDIGYAEALIKALKLSSRQRRRAIEWFQQGKSAESIPAMRGLSLRLSQWLRPAPALRLAACLCHAAQLNGRPAKQRRYRCEDAIAQMGLPISISDDIFESYACKVWAPQAEQFARPESYEQACALLGVTRRDAPDMVKRAYRKKVSECHPDKLAQQQISAVERATAKERLLRYQQAWELIKRHHTIR